The following proteins come from a genomic window of Anas platyrhynchos isolate ZD024472 breed Pekin duck chromosome 20, IASCAAS_PekinDuck_T2T, whole genome shotgun sequence:
- the NOS2 gene encoding nitric oxide synthase, inducible isoform X1 encodes MLCPWQFAFKPHAAKNRSSKVTDINNNVEKDMKINGLVKDDAKLHDLIKKQKEKLPIVTSAEKPPENGIKASNQISRCPRHVKVRNLENGSSFLDTLHLTAKEVINCRTKACQGALMTPKGLVRGTRDGPVPQAELLPQAIDFVKQYYSSFKESKIEEHLARLEAVTKEIETTGTYHLTQDELIFAAKQAWRNAPRCIGRIQWSNLQVFDARDCKTAKEMFEHICRHVQYATNNGNIRSAITIFPQRTDGKHDFRVWNSQLIRYAGYQMPDGSVLGDPASVEFTKLCIDLGWKPKYGRFDVVPLILQANGQDPEIFEFPPEIILEVPMEHPKYEWFKELDLKWYALPAVANMLLEVGGLEFTACPFNGWYMGTEIGVRDFCDVQRYNILKEVGRRMGLETNKLSSLWKDRAVVEINVAVLYSFQKQNVTIMDHHSAAESFMKYMQNEYRVRGGCPADWVWIVPPMSGSITPVFHQEMLNYVLTPFFYYQVDAWKTHIWHDESHRPMKREIKLSVLAKAVLFASSLMQKAMATRSKVTVIYATETGKSETLANNLCSLFSCAFNTKILCMDEYNISDLEKETLLLVVTSTFGNGDSPNNGKTLKNSLLTLKLLEKKIRYAVFGLGSTMYPEFCAFAHAIDQKLAQLGASQLIPIGEGDELNGQEEAFRTWAVSAFKTACDIFNIRGKNSIQLPKMYTSDEIWNPKKYRILHESQTMDLAKALTNIHGKDVIPMKLKFRQNLQSLKSSRVTILVKLSCETNQEVRYLPGEHIGIFPGNQPELVHGLISRVKDAPPADQTVRLETCTEGGYWTSDKKIPACTLSQALTYLLDITTPPSQQLLKKISQLVTAEGDKQRLEVLCHNTEEYNKWKFYNSPNILEVLEEFPSAEVSTAFLLTQLPFLKPRYYSVSSSCDMTPREIHLTVAVVNYRTRDGQGPLHHGVCSTWLNKISLNEVVPCFVRSGNGFQLPKEPTKPCILIGPGTGIAPFRSFWQQRLYDLEKKGIKGGDMTLLFGCRQPDMDHIYREETEEMKRKGVLKEVFTAYSRQPGQAKVYVQDILQNKLEAKVCNLLHKEDGHLYVCGDVRMARDVAQTLKGILVKKLNLTEQQAEEYFFELKSQKRYHEDIFGAVFPHEVKRDVKALQPISPSTN; translated from the exons ATGCTGTGCCCATGGCAGTTTGCATTCAAACCTCATGCTGCTAAGAACCGGTCCTCCAAAGTGACGGATATCAATAATAACGTGGAGAAAGATATGAAGATCAATGG CTTAGTGAAAGATGATGCCAAATTGCACGATCTAAtcaagaagcagaaagagaagcTGCCTATCGTAACTTCAGCAGAG AAACCCCCAGAAAATGGTATCAAAGCTTCAAACCAAATATCAAGATGTCCAAGACATGTAAAAGTAAGAAACTTGGAAAATGGATCCAGCTTTCTTGACACACTACACCTGACAGCAAAGGAG GTTATCAATTGCCGCACCAAAGCATGCCAAGGGGCACTTATGACCCCAAAGGGCTTGGTGAGGGGCACTAGAGATGGGCCAGTTCCTCAGGCAGAGCTTTTACCTCAGGCAATAGACTTTGTCAAGCAGTACTACAGTTCATTTAAAGA GTCAAAAATAGAAGAACACCTGGCCCGACTGGAAGCAGTGACCAAAGAGATAGAAACAACAGGAACCTACCATCTGACACAGGATGAACTGATCTTTGCTGCCAAACAGGCCTGGAGGAATGCTCCGAGATGTATTGGGAGAATCCAGTGGTCCAATCTACAG GTATTCGATGCACGTGACTGTAAAACAGCCAAGGAAATGTTTGAGCATATCTGTCGTCATGTTCAGTATGCAACAAACAATGGAAACATAAG GTCAGCCATCACTATCTTCCCACAGAGGACTGATGGGAAGCATGATTTCCGTGTTTGGAACAGCCAGCTCATCCGATATGCTGGATATCAAATGCCAGATGGGTCTGTCCTAGGAGACCCTGCAAGTGTGGAGTTCACAAAG TTGTGCATTGATCTTGGGTGGAAGCCGAAATATGGCCGCTTTGATGTAGTTCCACTCATTCTCCAAGCAAACGGCCAAGATCCAGAAATATTTGAATTCCCGCCAGAAATTATCCTTGAAGTGCCAATGGAGCATCCAAA GTATGAATGGTTTAAGGAGTTAGATCTGAAATGGTACGCGCTGCCTGCTGTTGCCAACATGCTCCTTGAGGTGGGAGGCCTGGAATTTACTGCGTGTCCTTTCAATGGCTGGTACATGGGGACAGAGATAGGAGTGCGAGACTTCTGTGATGTGCAGCGGTACAATATCCTGAAG GAGGTAGGAAGAAGAATGGgactggaaacaaacaaactttcaTCACTATGGAAAGACCGAGCTGTTGTAGAGATAAATGTGGCTGTGCTTTATAGCTTCCAA AAACAAAACGTTACTATCATGGATCACCACTCAGCTGCTGAATCCTTCATGAAATATATGCAGAATGAGTACCGTGTGCGAGGAGGCTGCCCAGCTGACTGGGTGTGGATTGTACCTCCTATGTCAGGGAGCATAACTCCCGTGTTCCACCAGGAGATGTTGAACTATGTCCTCACTCCCTTCTTTTACTACCAG GTGGATGCATGGAAAACACACATCTGGCATGATGAGTCTCACAGGCcaatgaaaagagaaataaaattgagTGTCTTGGCAAA ggCTGTACTCTTTGCATCTTCACTCATGCAAAAAGCAATGGCAACAAGGTCCAAGGTCACTGTGATCTATGCAACAGAGACTGGGAAATCTGAAACACTAGCCAACAATCTGTGCAGCTTGTTCAGCTGTGCCTTCAACACTAAG ATTCTGTGCATGGATGAATACAACATCAGTGACCTGGAAAAAGAAACGCTTCTTTTAGTGGTTACTAGCACTTTTGGAAATGGAGATTCTCCAAATAATGGAAAG ACATTGAAGAACTCCTTGCTCACCCTGAAattgctggaaaagaaaattag ATATGCCGTGTTTGGTTTGGGATCTACCATGTATCCTGAATTCTGTGCCTTTGCTCATGCCATTGACCAAAAACTGGCCCAACTAGGGGCTTCACAGCTCATTCCAATAGGTGAAGGAGATGAACTCAATGGGCAAGAAGAAGCCTTTCGCACATGGGCAGTCAGTGCATTCAAG acTGCCTGTGACATTTTTAACATCCGTGGGAAAAACAGTATTCAGTTGCCTAAGATGTATACCTCAGATGAAATCTGGAATCCTAAGAAATACAGGATACTGCATGAGTCTCAAACCATGGACTTGGCTAAAG CACTTACAAACATTCATGGAAAGGATGTAATTCCCATGAAGCTGAAATTCAGACAGAATCTTCAGAGTTTAAAATCCAG TCGCGTTACCATTCTAGTTAAGCTTTCCTGTGAGACTAATCAGGAAGTGCGCTACCTGCCCGGAGAACATATTGGGATTTTCCCAGGCAACCAGCCAGAACTGGTCCATGGCCTCATTTCACGTGTTAAGGATGCCCCTCCAGCTGATCAGACTGTCAGACTTGAAACCTGCACTGAAG GTGGCTACTGGACAAGTGACAAAAAGATTCCAGCCTGCACACTCTCCCAAGCTTTGACATATTTGCTTGATATCACTACTCCACCCTCCCAACAACTGCTAAAAAAGATTTCCCAGCTGGTAACAGCAGAAGGAGACAAACAGAGACTGGAAGTTCTATGTCAT AACACAGAAGAATACAATAAATGGAAGTTTTACAACAGCCCAAACATCCTGGAGGTCCTGGAAGAGTTTCCTTCTGCTGAAGTCTCAACAGCTTTCTTGTTGACTCAGCTGCCGTTTCTGAAACCCAGGTACTATTCTGTCAGTTCTTCCTGTGACATGACGCCCAGAGAGATTCATCTGACAGTTGCAGTAGTCAATTACAGGACAAGAG ATGGACAAGGGCCTTTGCATCATGGAGTTTGCAGCACATGGCTGAATAAAATAAGTCTCAATGAAGTAGTGCCATGCTTTGTGCGCAG TGGTAACGGATTCCAGCTCCCAAAGGAGCCAACCAAGCCCTGCATTCTGATCGGCCCAGGAACAGGAATTGCTCCATTCAGAAGTTTCTGGCAGCAACGTCTCTATGACTTGGAAAAGAAAG GGATCAAAGGTGGTGACATGACATTATTGTTTGGCTGCCGGCAGCCAGACATGGATCATATCTacagagaagaaacagaagaaatgaagaggaaaggaGTTCTGAAAGAAGTTTTTACAGCTTACTCCAGGCAACCTGGCCAAGCTAAA gtCTATGTTCAAGACATTCTTCAAAACAAGTTGGAAGCCAAAGTGTGCAATCTCTTGCATAAAGAGGATGGACATCTGTATGTCTGTGGAGATGTACGCATGGCCAGGGATGTTGCTCAGACTTTGAAAGGGATACTTGTAAAAAAACTGAACctcacagagcagcaggcagaagagTATTTCTTCGAGCTGA
- the NOS2 gene encoding nitric oxide synthase, inducible (The RefSeq protein has 7 substitutions compared to this genomic sequence): MLCPWQFAFKPHAAKNRSSKVTDINNNVEKDMKINGLVKDDAKLHDLIKKQKEKLPIVTSAEKPPENGIKASNQISRCPRHVKVRNLENGSSFLDTLHLTAKEVINCRTKACQGALMTPKGLVRGTRDGPVPQAELLPQAIDFVKQYYSSFKESKIEEHLARLETVTKEIETTGTYHLTQDELIFAAKQAWRNAPRCIGRIQWSNLQVFDARDCKTAKEMFEHICRHVQYATNNGNIRSAITIFPQRTDGKHDFRVWNSQLIRYAGYQMPDGSVLGGPASVEFTKLCIDLGWKPKYGRFDVVPLILQANGQDPEIFEFPPKIILEVPMEHPKYEWFKELDLKWYALPAVANMLLEVGGLEFTACPFNGWYMGTEIGVRDFCDVQRYNILKEVGRRMGLETNKLSSLWKDRAVVEINVAVLYSFQKQNVTIMDHHSAAESFMKYMQNEYRVRGGCPADWVWIVPPMSGSITPVFHQEMLNYVLTPFFYYQVDAWKTHIWHDESQRPMKREIKLSVLAKAVLFASSLMQKAMATRSKVTVIYATETGKSETLANNLCSLFSCAFNTKILCMDEYNISDLEKETLLLVVTSTFGNGDSPNNGKTLKNSLLTLKLLEKKIRYAVFGLGSTMYPEFCAFAHAIDQKLAQLGASQLIPIGEGDELNGQEEAFRTWAVSAFKTACDIFNIRGKNSIQLPKMYTSDEIWNPKKYRILHESQTMDLAKALTNIHGKDVIPMKLKFRQNLQSLKSSRVTILVKLSCETNQEVRYLPGEHIGIFPGNQPELVHGLISRVKDAPPADQTVRLETCTEGGYWTSDKKIPACTLSQALTYLLDITTPPSQQLLKKISQLVTAEGDKQRLEVLCHNTEEYNKWKFYNSPNILEVLEEFPSAEVSTAFLLTQLPFLKPRYCSVSSSCDMTPREIHLTVAVVNYRTRDGQGPLHHGVCSTWLNKISLNEVVPCFVRSGNGFQLPKEPTKPCILIGPGTGIAPFRSFWQQRLYDLEKRGIKGGDMTLLFGCRQPDMDHIYREETEEMKRKGVLKEVFTAYSRQPGQAKVYVQDILQNKLEAKVCNLLHKEDGHLYVCGDVRMARDVAQTLKGILVKNLNLTEQQAEEYFFELKSQKRYHEDIFGAVFPHEVKRDVKALQPISPSTN; the protein is encoded by the exons ATGCTGTGCCCATGGCAGTTTGCATTCAAACCTCATGCTGCTAAGAACCGGTCCTCCAAAGTGACGGATATCAATAATAACGTGGAGAAAGATATGAAGATCAATGG CTTAGTGAAAGATGATGCCAAATTGCACGATCTAAtcaagaagcagaaagagaagcTGCCTATCGTAACTTCAGCAGAG AAACCCCCAGAAAATGGTATCAAAGCTTCAAACCAAATATCAAGATGTCCAAGACATGTAAAAGTAAGAAACTTGGAAAATGGATCCAGCTTTCTTGACACACTACACCTGACAGCAAAGGAG GTTATCAATTGCCGCACCAAAGCATGCCAAGGGGCACTTATGACCCCAAAGGGCTTGGTGAGGGGCACTAGAGATGGGCCAGTTCCTCAGGCAGAGCTTTTACCTCAGGCAATAGACTTTGTCAAGCAGTACTACAGTTCATTTAAAGA GTCAAAAATAGAAGAACACCTGGCCCGACTGGAAGCAGTGACCAAAGAGATAGAAACAACAGGAACCTACCATCTGACACAGGATGAACTGATCTTTGCTGCCAAACAGGCCTGGAGGAATGCTCCGAGATGTATTGGGAGAATCCAGTGGTCCAATCTACAG GTATTCGATGCACGTGACTGTAAAACAGCCAAGGAAATGTTTGAGCATATCTGTCGTCATGTTCAGTATGCAACAAACAATGGAAACATAAG GTCAGCCATCACTATCTTCCCACAGAGGACTGATGGGAAGCATGATTTCCGTGTTTGGAACAGCCAGCTCATCCGATATGCTGGATATCAAATGCCAGATGGGTCTGTCCTAGGAGACCCTGCAAGTGTGGAGTTCACAAAG TTGTGCATTGATCTTGGGTGGAAGCCGAAATATGGCCGCTTTGATGTAGTTCCACTCATTCTCCAAGCAAACGGCCAAGATCCAGAAATATTTGAATTCCCGCCAGAAATTATCCTTGAAGTGCCAATGGAGCATCCAAA GTATGAATGGTTTAAGGAGTTAGATCTGAAATGGTACGCGCTGCCTGCTGTTGCCAACATGCTCCTTGAGGTGGGAGGCCTGGAATTTACTGCGTGTCCTTTCAATGGCTGGTACATGGGGACAGAGATAGGAGTGCGAGACTTCTGTGATGTGCAGCGGTACAATATCCTGAAG GAGGTAGGAAGAAGAATGGgactggaaacaaacaaactttcaTCACTATGGAAAGACCGAGCTGTTGTAGAGATAAATGTGGCTGTGCTTTATAGCTTCCAA AAACAAAACGTTACTATCATGGATCACCACTCAGCTGCTGAATCCTTCATGAAATATATGCAGAATGAGTACCGTGTGCGAGGAGGCTGCCCAGCTGACTGGGTGTGGATTGTACCTCCTATGTCAGGGAGCATAACTCCCGTGTTCCACCAGGAGATGTTGAACTATGTCCTCACTCCCTTCTTTTACTACCAG GTGGATGCATGGAAAACACACATCTGGCATGATGAGTCTCACAGGCcaatgaaaagagaaataaaattgagTGTCTTGGCAAA ggCTGTACTCTTTGCATCTTCACTCATGCAAAAAGCAATGGCAACAAGGTCCAAGGTCACTGTGATCTATGCAACAGAGACTGGGAAATCTGAAACACTAGCCAACAATCTGTGCAGCTTGTTCAGCTGTGCCTTCAACACTAAG ATTCTGTGCATGGATGAATACAACATCAGTGACCTGGAAAAAGAAACGCTTCTTTTAGTGGTTACTAGCACTTTTGGAAATGGAGATTCTCCAAATAATGGAAAG ACATTGAAGAACTCCTTGCTCACCCTGAAattgctggaaaagaaaattag ATATGCCGTGTTTGGTTTGGGATCTACCATGTATCCTGAATTCTGTGCCTTTGCTCATGCCATTGACCAAAAACTGGCCCAACTAGGGGCTTCACAGCTCATTCCAATAGGTGAAGGAGATGAACTCAATGGGCAAGAAGAAGCCTTTCGCACATGGGCAGTCAGTGCATTCAAG acTGCCTGTGACATTTTTAACATCCGTGGGAAAAACAGTATTCAGTTGCCTAAGATGTATACCTCAGATGAAATCTGGAATCCTAAGAAATACAGGATACTGCATGAGTCTCAAACCATGGACTTGGCTAAAG CACTTACAAACATTCATGGAAAGGATGTAATTCCCATGAAGCTGAAATTCAGACAGAATCTTCAGAGTTTAAAATCCAG TCGCGTTACCATTCTAGTTAAGCTTTCCTGTGAGACTAATCAGGAAGTGCGCTACCTGCCCGGAGAACATATTGGGATTTTCCCAGGCAACCAGCCAGAACTGGTCCATGGCCTCATTTCACGTGTTAAGGATGCCCCTCCAGCTGATCAGACTGTCAGACTTGAAACCTGCACTGAAG GTGGCTACTGGACAAGTGACAAAAAGATTCCAGCCTGCACACTCTCCCAAGCTTTGACATATTTGCTTGATATCACTACTCCACCCTCCCAACAACTGCTAAAAAAGATTTCCCAGCTGGTAACAGCAGAAGGAGACAAACAGAGACTGGAAGTTCTATGTCAT AACACAGAAGAATACAATAAATGGAAGTTTTACAACAGCCCAAACATCCTGGAGGTCCTGGAAGAGTTTCCTTCTGCTGAAGTCTCAACAGCTTTCTTGTTGACTCAGCTGCCGTTTCTGAAACCCAGGTACTATTCTGTCAGTTCTTCCTGTGACATGACGCCCAGAGAGATTCATCTGACAGTTGCAGTAGTCAATTACAGGACAAGAG ATGGACAAGGGCCTTTGCATCATGGAGTTTGCAGCACATGGCTGAATAAAATAAGTCTCAATGAAGTAGTGCCATGCTTTGTGCGCAG TGGTAACGGATTCCAGCTCCCAAAGGAGCCAACCAAGCCCTGCATTCTGATCGGCCCAGGAACAGGAATTGCTCCATTCAGAAGTTTCTGGCAGCAACGTCTCTATGACTTGGAAAAGAAAG GGATCAAAGGTGGTGACATGACATTATTGTTTGGCTGCCGGCAGCCAGACATGGATCATATCTacagagaagaaacagaagaaatgaagaggaaaggaGTTCTGAAAGAAGTTTTTACAGCTTACTCCAGGCAACCTGGCCAAGCTAAA gtCTATGTTCAAGACATTCTTCAAAACAAGTTGGAAGCCAAAGTGTGCAATCTCTTGCATAAAGAGGATGGACATCTGTATGTCTGTGGAGATGTACGCATGGCCAGGGATGTTGCTCAGACTTTGAAAGGGATACTTGTAAAAAAACTGAACctcacagagcagcaggcagaagagTATTTCTTCGAGCTGA
- the LYRM9 gene encoding LYR motif-containing protein 9, which yields MAPLPNAELVQNSLQLYRYLLRCCKQLPEENIRQHYRHAIRQSFKVHADEDNPERIQQIIKRAIEDADWVMNKYKKQK from the exons ATGGCTCCGCTGCCCAATGCTGAATTAGTTCAGAACTCTTTGCAATTATATCGCTACCTGCTTCGATGCTGTAAGCAACTTCCCGAAGAGAATATTCGTCAGCATTACAGACATGCAATCAGGCAG AGTTTCAAAGTTCATGCAGATGAAGACAATCCTGAGAGGATACAGCAAATTATTAAGAGAGCCATCGAAGATGCTGACTGGGTCATGAATAAA tataAAAAACAGAAGTAG